The Streptomyces sp. P9-A4 genome contains a region encoding:
- the recD2 gene encoding SF1B family DNA helicase RecD2: MSGKDVDSGRSSRQGVCEVDGVLERITYANEESGYTVARVDTGRGAGDLLTVVGALLGAQPGESLRMEGRWGSHPQYGKQFSVDNYTTILPATIQGIRRYLGSGLVKGIGPVFADRITTHFGLDTLDILEDAPARLIEVPGLGPKRTKNITAAWEEQKAIKEVMVFLQGVGVSTSIAVRIYKKYGDASISVVRNQPYRLAADVWGIGFLTADKIAQAVGIPHDSPDRVKAGLQYALSQSSDQGHCFLPEERLIADAVKLLQVDTGLVIECLAELAEDPEGVVRETVPGPEGTPVTAVFLIPFHRAELSLAGQLHRLLGTDRDRLPAFRDVAWDKALAWLADRTGASLAPEQEEAVRLALTRKVAVLTGGPGCGKSFTVRSIVELARAKKAKVVLAAPTGRAAKRLAELTGAEASTVHRLLELKPGGDAAYDRDRPLDADLVVVDEASMLDLLLANKLVKAVAPGAHLLLVGDVDQLPSVGAGEVLGDLLAPGSPVPAVRLTRIFRQAQESGVVTNAHRINAGLPPRTEGLPDFFLFVEEETEDAARVAVDVAARRIPAKFGLDPRRDVQVLAPMHRGPAGAGSLNGLLQQAITPARPDLPEKRFGGRVFRVGDKVTQIRNNYEKGVNGVFNGTVGVVTALDAVEQRLTVRTDEDEEVPYDFDELDELAHAYAVTIHRSQGSEYPAVVIPVTMSAWMMLQRNLLYTAVTRARKLVVLVGSRRAIAQAVRTVSAGRRFTALAHRLTGNALV; encoded by the coding sequence GTGTCGGGTAAGGACGTTGACTCTGGACGGAGTAGCCGCCAAGGCGTTTGTGAAGTCGATGGGGTCCTGGAGCGGATCACCTATGCCAACGAGGAGAGCGGGTACACGGTCGCCCGGGTCGACACCGGGCGTGGTGCCGGTGATCTGCTCACCGTGGTCGGGGCGCTGCTCGGCGCGCAGCCGGGGGAGTCGCTGCGGATGGAGGGGCGCTGGGGGTCCCATCCGCAGTACGGCAAGCAGTTCAGCGTGGACAACTACACGACGATCCTTCCCGCCACCATCCAGGGCATCCGCCGCTACCTCGGCTCCGGGCTCGTCAAGGGCATCGGGCCCGTCTTCGCCGACCGCATCACGACGCACTTCGGTCTCGACACCCTCGACATCCTGGAGGACGCCCCCGCGCGCCTGATCGAGGTTCCCGGGCTCGGCCCCAAGCGCACGAAGAACATCACCGCCGCCTGGGAGGAGCAGAAGGCGATCAAGGAGGTGATGGTCTTCCTCCAGGGCGTGGGGGTGTCGACCTCCATCGCCGTACGGATCTACAAGAAGTACGGGGACGCCTCGATCTCCGTCGTGCGGAACCAGCCCTACCGGCTCGCCGCCGACGTCTGGGGGATCGGCTTCCTCACCGCCGACAAGATCGCCCAGGCCGTCGGCATCCCCCACGACAGCCCCGACCGGGTGAAGGCCGGCCTCCAGTACGCCCTGTCGCAGTCCAGCGACCAGGGCCACTGCTTCCTCCCCGAGGAACGGCTGATCGCCGACGCCGTGAAGCTCCTCCAGGTCGACACCGGGCTTGTCATCGAGTGCCTCGCCGAGCTGGCCGAGGACCCCGAGGGGGTGGTGCGGGAGACCGTTCCCGGGCCCGAGGGGACCCCCGTCACCGCCGTCTTCCTCATCCCCTTCCACCGGGCCGAACTGTCCCTCGCCGGGCAGCTCCACCGGCTCCTCGGCACCGACCGGGACCGGCTGCCCGCCTTCCGCGACGTGGCCTGGGACAAGGCCCTCGCCTGGCTCGCCGACCGGACCGGGGCCTCCCTCGCCCCCGAGCAGGAGGAGGCCGTACGGCTCGCCCTCACCCGCAAGGTCGCCGTGCTCACCGGCGGTCCCGGCTGCGGCAAGTCCTTCACCGTCCGCTCCATCGTGGAACTGGCCCGCGCCAAGAAGGCCAAGGTCGTCCTCGCCGCGCCCACCGGCCGGGCCGCCAAGCGGCTCGCGGAGCTGACCGGCGCCGAGGCCTCCACCGTCCACCGGCTCCTGGAGCTGAAACCGGGCGGCGACGCGGCCTACGACCGGGACCGGCCCCTCGACGCCGACCTGGTCGTGGTCGACGAGGCCTCCATGCTCGACCTGCTCCTGGCGAACAAGCTGGTCAAGGCGGTGGCGCCGGGGGCGCATCTGCTGCTCGTGGGCGATGTGGACCAGCTTCCCTCGGTCGGCGCGGGGGAGGTCCTGGGCGATCTGCTCGCCCCGGGAAGCCCCGTACCGGCGGTGCGGCTGACCCGGATCTTCCGGCAGGCCCAGGAGTCCGGCGTCGTCACCAACGCGCACCGGATCAACGCCGGACTCCCGCCGAGGACCGAAGGGCTGCCGGACTTCTTCCTCTTCGTCGAGGAGGAGACCGAGGACGCCGCCCGGGTCGCCGTGGACGTCGCCGCCCGCCGGATTCCGGCCAAGTTCGGGCTCGACCCGCGCCGCGACGTCCAGGTGCTCGCCCCCATGCACCGGGGCCCGGCCGGCGCCGGCTCGCTCAACGGACTGCTCCAGCAGGCCATCACCCCGGCCCGCCCCGACCTGCCGGAGAAGAGATTCGGCGGCCGGGTCTTCCGTGTCGGTGACAAGGTCACCCAGATTCGGAACAACTATGAGAAGGGGGTCAACGGGGTCTTCAACGGTACGGTCGGCGTCGTCACGGCGCTGGACGCCGTCGAACAGCGGCTGACCGTGCGGACGGACGAGGACGAGGAGGTGCCGTACGACTTCGACGAGCTGGACGAACTCGCCCATGCGTACGCGGTCACCATCCACCGTTCGCAGGGCAGTGAGTATCCGGCGGTGGTGATCCCGGTCACCATGAGCGCGTGGATGATGCTCCAGCGGAACCTGCTCTACACGGCCGTGACCCGGGCCCGGAAGCTGGTCGTCCTGGTCGGCTCCCGACGGGCGATCGCCCAGGCGGTCCGTACGGTCTCGGCGGGCAGACGCTTTACCGCACTCGCCCATCGGCTCACAGGGAACGCCCTCGTGTGA